A single region of the Oreochromis niloticus isolate F11D_XX linkage group LG19, O_niloticus_UMD_NMBU, whole genome shotgun sequence genome encodes:
- the si:ch73-242m19.1 gene encoding uncharacterized protein si:ch73-242m19.1 isoform X3, whose translation MSAVYKVSSSVKVKQMEAELWSHLSALKVEIEENGGAGSSNAYSSVLPPKDISFFRVEREHALRRRLQVADVLPTWSQADIMQRELESCLSFEYTPDSLPLLLHQFFTDRSYHLAQIRYLLMLRWRRFCHHASVIEKLYPHYKDQLSYMTREYQDAVQRARRLSASREKMLTGRGNPFSLLTQDDVVIYLQWLVCHLHSVQPIHNFLRVLHYVPMCERKDEAPGQEILHETQQADRLPLHTVHLEQFMPELESLLSYFRLPYDTGNLKTTADEMELFSMVWREFKAIFRQQEQMKTFPPYVVTDVRESQWGRKSANMAVCKEANWIPFIQVKPWRNPWQQKLFTMLKEKNSVDELLQMQCKFLQVRDLLHVAAALKEHAAQVGDSQSTSFISSSHKTKKQMISEIWKSVYNAANLIQETHSHSSTSRVSNKEISKSQTSSFYHESQSLEDNLQVLGLDDSLPEGSSGPVVTRGAYLSLIYLRHLKLRELQRVSLGMLNYLRSVERTLTFDLAGLQLEGQVLHSTAEETGWMNAARGGKGEAEGLGSFQYIHNTPVDYKVHCSEFMEFAEVENLHDFYTSEGRYIHTQDHRGFYIMYDAALQDLVELMNELLLIGSHFIHRNTIKLIGKTEGVSASTVDFNSWAGTDVDRVAVLLNLWTCETEFMESKVQLLNCYYEAYQHAAGTEERFALARVITDIMHRKPQLDLNQDYFFQAYRTEISCMQSHQRLIRDILDNQIERQRLYLQRIWRNDHKAFITSYGRPPNYVPQYLVSLGGGRPALMNVFLLEVHPSLCLASAVYQGLVQAHTELCQLHRVTSISDKLHLEHNLLEQALKIWNNQTSPGASYSSQIQRDVHSCSEYGQITVYKKLSHFTKSQFVCCSQLFSDVFIEDPILVQKLGLSLVKAAEERDMKQGPDKQLCAVETLSMLLELMSIRHRLLESASETAHLAQLYRNVALELGFEEFHLYLRPLQFECTDQKVRVQQRPVFITEILEDDSSVDRFIPSHLPLSIQELDENQIGRFSFSSEEAVIHLMNRQSIENLQVALACQVTQKNALMSAVKLAQLCLWAESDSSSAEREDKDVTCNSGSGSHTGGLQEQYKSFPSKPSRRISTKQWVMGAFVSIQLEKVGLRDEMLNSFVKKKQAVGGFLKTPEEAAEIKRELIIDFLRKFSTQMSLHCVRAQIVGYYHNLTFLLEDIPYIRQSYFMIGQPVADRCSDPRIFQQLLCADGRTLLNLWYIPHFTEVLRMFKTLDVSACDEALRHTLQIVSALHDIIHYLISFSKLGNRQDSLRWGRGHDTAGSHLAADWGDTESIGIELQELQQQVDHLSDPSSLESVGRLLQLRRQVLLLQFDTAVRIFVREAFLSSGDFTSYQSVSDNMANALPLMIGCIQTDFFSFTLPVPRPLENQGCRAQRMYPWRSFIACHGLLPIHGWDVPPTEYCMQLCLSSLSSRSRLQANAAILGVSLLMEDVLNGGREAEPVRLHGNKDDLQHSGTPNEGNKSCKEDDDDEEEETKIDSSDFQDPIRVQSVLKGFLLLTKQLEVFKESWALRRLGVDVFRTPALYQQFVKLYRDEIFYPSMRALAKQMDKEHHYEVFISDTQSLLPPPGASEVDVKAWQLHLLMESTECDMIRAVQRKTSRELTLVLSEKTQQDNRLPTKLWKRSQMKYSLSPEQPQMVETFIQQLMQGAEQSEGELKVSRDHLQQCLTHLSSSVMERERQCFLLYSQFYEQILQQHTQLLYQREQDLKSLKDAQTSNSHKEVADLCRGMMLEVSALRAQVVHLEEEKINLEEQLGLKFKERYHPLVRHLFSTCIQLKARLDEYPRQMERDVSVMVNRARGEGVDKIIKLKKRYGCTKDDDGLTLTQLKKEEVHELKLENSRLTALLCKLKALRCWRQVVDQEKLHRQLLQTKQREVTTRTEALRVKMLSEEKVALLQEELDFAQQALTCSQAECSSIKKQLSRKTEEFQVFRHQSAREAHSRRELDAHRVQTSEQMRADMEDRDRQLRAFGEQLDRGSRINRLQRERSAKEIRQVRGQLQQQRSLKQEAFQQLDKLQNQVNDVEAALSRGASTAGQSRTYCTLSVSRLSTRSPSTGLHRNRQHSALQLGSLTNYTTPQDFATEPRQQRAETARGHSNTSTDGPKADLCRLRVPTAEALFPDL comes from the exons ATGTCTGCAGTGTACAAAGTTTCCTCCTCTGTAAAGGTGAAGCAGATGGAGGCAGAGCTGTGGAGTCACCTCTCTGCACTCAAGGTAGAGATCGAAGAGAACGGAGGAGCAGGATCTTCTAATGCCTACAG ttctgttcTACCTCCTAAAGATATTTCCTTCTTTCGTGTGGAGAGGGAGCATGCACTGAGGAGAAGGCTTCAG GTGGCTGATGTTTTGCCGACTTGGTCTCAGGCTGATATCATGCAGCGAGAGCTGGAGAGCTGCTTGAGTTTTGAGTACACTCCTGACAGTCTGCCTCTTCTGCTGCACCAG ttcttcACAGACAGATCTTATCACTTGGCTCAGATCAGATATCTGCTCATGCTGAGATGGAGGAGATTTTGCCACCATGCCAGCGTTATTGAGAAGCTTTATCCCCATTATAAG GATCAACTGTCCTACATGACCCGTGAGTATCAGGATGCCGTTCAGAGAGCTCGCAGACTATCAGCAAGCAGAGAGAAGATGCTGACCGGCCGAGGAAACCCCTTCAGCCTGCTCACTCAGGACGATGTGGTCATTTATCTGCAGTGGCTTGTCTGCCACCTGCACTCTGTTCAGCCCATCCACAACTTTCTCAGG GTGCTGCACTATGTACCTATGTGTGAAAGAAAAGATGAAGCACCAGGACAGGAAATTTTACATGAGACACAACAGGCTGATA GACTCCCACTCCACACTGTTCACCTGGAGCAGTTCATGCCCGAGCTGGAGTCCCTGCTCTCCTACTTCCGCCTGCCATATGACACAGGAAATCTGAAAACCACTGCAGATGAGATGGAGCTATTCAGCATG GTGTGGAGGGAGTTTAAAGCGATCTTCCGACAACAAGAGCAGATGAAAACGTTTCCTCCTTATGTCGTTACGGACGTCAGAGAGAGTCAGTGGGGGAGGAAGAGTGCAAACATGGCTGTGTGCAAGGAGGCTAACTGGATTCCATTCATCCAG GTGAAACCCTGGCGAAATCCGTGGCAGCAGAAGCTCTTCACAATGCTCAAGGAAAAGAATTCAGTTGATGAGCTGCTCCAGATGCAGTGCAAGTTTCTTCAG GTCCGTGATTTGCTCCACGTGGCTGCAGCTCTCAAAGAACATGCTGCTCAAGTTGGCGACTCACAATCCACATCGTTCATCTCAAGCAGccacaagacaaaaaaacaaatgatctCTGAGATTTGGAAAAGTGTTTACAATGCTGCCAAtctcattcag GAAACCCACAGTCACTCATCCACATCCAGAGTGAGCAACAAAGAGATTTCAAAGAGTCAGACCTCAAGCTTTTACCATGAAAG TCAGTCTTTGGAGGACAACCTGCAGGTCCTGGGCCTGGATGACAGTTTACCTGAAGGCTCCTCAGGTCCAGTAGTAACCAGAGGAGCTTACCTGTCCCTCATCTATCTGCGCCATTTGAAACTCAGAGAGCTCCAG CGTGTGTCACTTGGGATGCTGAACTACCTGCGCTCTGTGGAAAggactttgacctttgacctggcAGGTTTGCAGCTAGAAGGACAGGTGCTGCACAGCACAGCAGAGGAGACAGGTTGGATGAATGCAGccagaggaggaaaaggagagGCAGAAGGTCTCGGCTCTTTCCAGTATATCCACAACACTCCTGTCGACTACAAG GTCCACTGCTCAGAGTTCATGGAGTTTGCAGAGGTGGAGAATCTTCATGATTTTTACACCTCTGAGGGCCGTTACATCCACACTCaggaccacagagggttttaCATCATGTACGACGCTGCTCTGCAGGACCTTGTGGAGCTGATGAATGAGCTTCTCCTCATCGGCTCGCACTTCATCCACAGAAACACGATCAAACTAATTGGAAAAACTGAGGGAGTGTCAGCCTCGACAGTAGATTTCAACTCCTGGGCTGGGACAGATGTTGACCGCGTTGCTGTGCTTCTCAATTTGTGGACATGTGAGACTGAGTTCATGGAGAGCAAAGTCCAG cttttaaACTGTTACTATGAAGCCTACCAGCATGCAGCGGGCACAGAGGAGAGGTTTGCATTGGCCCGAGTTATCACTGACATCATGCACAGGAAGCCACAGCTGGACCTGAACcaggattacttttttcagGCCTACAGGACTGAGATCAGCTGCATGCAGAGCCACCAGCGGCTGATCCGAGACATTCTGGACAATCAG ATAGAGAGACAGCGACTGTACCTTCAGCGCATCTGGAGAAATGATCACAAAGCCTTTATAACCAGCTATGGTCGTCCACCTAACTATGTTCCCCAATATTTGGTCTCACTTGGAGGCGGGAG gccTGCTCTGATGAATGTATTCCTGCTAGAAGTTCACCCATCACTCTGTCTGGCCTCTGCAGTCTATCAAGGATTGGTTCAGGCTCACACTGAACTCTGTCAATTGCACCGAGTCACGAGCATCAGTGACAAACTCCACCTTGAACACAACCTCTTAGAGCAGGCACTGAAAATCTGGAACAACCAGACTTCACCAGGAGCCTCCTACAGCTCACAAATACAAAGAGATGTACATTCTTGTTCAGAGTATGGTCAGATTACTGTGTACAAAAAATTAAGCCATTTCACTAAATCCCAGTTTGTCTGTTGCTCTCAGTTGTTCTCAGACGTGTTTATCGAGGATCCGATTTTGGTCCAGAAGTTGGGCCTGTCACTAGTAAAAGCTGCAGAGGAGAGGGACATGAAGCAAGGACCAGACAAGCAGCTCTGTgctgtagaaacattgtccatGCTGCTGGAGCTTATGAGTATCCGCCATCGCCTGCTGGAATCAGCCTCAGAGACGGCACATCTGGCACA GCTGTACAGAAATGTGGCCTTAGAGCTCGGCTTTGAGGAGTTCCACCTGTATCTGAGGCCGCTGCAGTTTGAGTGTACTGATCAGAAAGTCAGAGTCCAGCAGAGGCCTGTTTTTATCACAGAAATCCTGGAGGACGACAGCTCCGTGGACAG GTTCATCCCATCCCATCTGCCTCTGAGTATCCAGGAACTGGACGAGAACCAGATCGGGAGGTTTAGCTTCAGCTCAGAGGAAGCAGTTATCCAT CTTATGAACAGACAGAGTATCGAGAACCTCCAGGTGGCGTTGGCCTGTCAGGTTACACAGAAGAACGCCTTGATGAGTGCGGTCAAACTGGCTCAACTTTGTCTTTGGGCAGAAAGTGATTCATCTTCAGCTGAG AGGGAAGACAAAGATGTAACATGTAACTCCGGCTCTGGCAGTCACACAGGCGGCCTGCAGGAACAATATAAATCTTTTCCCTCCAAACCCTCCAGGAGAATTTCCACAAAACAGTG GGTGATGGGCGCATTTGTGTCCATCCAGCTGGAAAAAGTGGGTCTGCGTGACGAGATGCTGAATTCAtttgtgaagaagaaacaggCCGTGGGGGGGTTTCTAAAAACCCCG GAGGAGGCTGCAGAGATCAAAAGGGAGCTCATAATCGACTTTCTCAGGAA ATTTAGCACACAAATGTCCCTGCACTGTGTGAGAGCTCAGATTGTTGGATATTACCACAATCTGACCTTTCTCTTGGAAGACATTCCCTACATTCGTCAGTCCTACTTCATGATTGGACAGCCTGTTGCTGATCGTTGTTCTGACCCCAG GATTTTTCAGCAGTTGCTGTGTGCAGATGGAAGAACTCTCCTCAACCTCTGGTACATCCCCCACTTCACTGAAGTGCTTCGCATGTTCAAAACACTTGATGTTTCG GCATGTGATGAGGCTCTCCGTCACACTCTGCAGATAGTGTCAGCTCTTCATGACATCATTCATTACCTGATCAGCTTCTCCAAACTGGGAAACAGACAAGACTCTTTAAGATGGGGGAGAGGACATGATACAGCAGGGTCACATCTGGCAGCTGACTGGGGAGACACTGAAAGCATCG GAATAGAGCTGCAGGAGCTCCAGCAGCAGGTCGATCATCTGTCTGATCCCAGCAGCCTGGAGTCCGTCGGCCGCCTGCTGCAGCTGCGCAGGCAGGTCCTCCTGCTGCAGTTTGATACTGCTGTCAGAATCTTTGTCAG GGAGGCTTTCCTCTCCTCTGGTGATTTTACTTCCTACCAGAGTGTGAGTGACAACATGGCGAACGCTCTCCCTCTGATGATTGGCTGCATCCAGactgacttcttcagtttcacgCTGCCCGTTCCTCGACCTCTGGAGAATCAAGGCTGTCGG GCGCAGAGGATGTATCCATGGAGGAGTTTCATAGCCTGTCACGGACTGCTCCCTATTCATGGTTGGGATGTCCCACCTACTGAATACTGCATGCAG CTCTGTTTGAGCAGCCTGAGCAGTCGCAGCAGACTGCAGGCCAATGCTGCAATCCTCGGGGTGTCCCTGCTCATGGAGGACGTCCTGAACGGTGGAAGAGAGGCAGAGCCTGTTCGTCTCCATGGCAACAAAGATGACCTTCAGCATAGTGGCACACCTAATGAA ggaaataaaagctgcaaagaagatgatgatgatgaagaagaagagacaAAGATTGATTCCTCAGACTTTCAGGATCCAATCAGAGTCCAGTCTGTGCTGAAAGGTTTTCTCCTGCTGACGAAGCAGCTCGAGGTCTTCAAGGAGAGCTGGGCTCTAAGACGTTTAGGCGTCGACGTCTTTAGGACACCAGCTTTGTATCAACAGTTTGTAAAACTTTACCG AGATGAAATCTTTTACCCCAGTATGAGAGCTCTGGCTAAACAAATGGATAAAGAGCATCACTATGAAGTTTTCATCTCTGACACCCAGTCTCTTCTGCCCCCTCCTGGAGCTTCAGAGGTTGATGTGAAAGCCTGGCAG CTCCACCTGCTGATGGAGAGCACAGAGTGCGACATGATTAGAGCAGTGCAGAGAAAAACGAGCAGAGAGCTCACACTAGTGCTTTCAGAGAAAACTCAACAAGATAATCGGCTCCCCACAA AGCTGTGGAAAAGAAGTCAAATGAAGTACAGTTTGTCCCCTGAGCAGCCACAGATGGTGGAAACATTCATCCAGCAGCTGATGCAGGGAGCTGAGCAGTCGGAGGGAGAG ctgAAGGTCTCTCGGGATCATCTGCAGCAGTGTCTCACTCACCTCAGCTCCTCAGTGATGGAGCGAGAGCGCCAATGCTTTCTGCTTTATTCACAGTTTTATGAACAAATCCTGCAGCAGCACACTCAGCTTCTGTACCAGAGAGAACAG GATTTGAAGAGTCTGAAGGACGCTCAGACAAGTAATTCTCACAAAGAG GTGGCAGATTTATGCCGCGGGATGATGTTGGAGGTCTCAGCCCTGCGGGCCCAAGTTGTTCACCTGGAAGAAGAGAAAATTAATTTAGAGGAACAGCTCGGCCTCAAATTCAAAGAACGCTACCACCCTCTGGTCCGACACCTTTTCTCTACCTGCATCCAGTTAAAG GCCAGACTTGATGAGTATCCCCGACAAATGGAACGGGACGTAAGTGTGATGGTGAACAGAGCACGGGGGGAAGGCGTGGACAAGATCATCAAGCTCAAGAAGAGGTACGGCTGCACCAAAGACGATGATGGACTCACCCTCACACAGTTAAAG AAGGAAGAAGTGCACGAGTTGAAGCTGGAGAACAGCCGGCTGactgctctgctctgtaaactgaaggctctgagaTGCTGGAGGCAGGTGGTCGACCAGGAGAAACTTCACAGGCAACTGCTCCAAACCAAGCAG AGGGAGGTTACCACTCGCACCGAGGCTCTCAGAGTGAAAATGTTATCAGAGGAGAAGGTGGCTCTCCTGCAGGAGGAGCTGGACTTTGCACAGCAGGCGCTGACCTGCTCTCAGGCCGAGTGCAGCAGCATCAAGAAGCAGCTCAGCAGGAAG ACAGAGGAGTTCCAGGTGTTCAGGCATCAGTCTGCACGGGAAGCCCACAGCAGACGGGAGCTGGACGCTCATCGAGTGCAGACCTCGGAACAAATGAGAGCCGACATGGAGGATAGAGACAGACAGCTCAGGGCCTTCGGTGAGCAGCTGGACAGAGGCAGCAGGATAAACAGGCTACAAAGAGAGCGCAGTGCCAAAGAGATCCGGCAG GTGAGGGGCCAGCTACAGCAGCAACGCAGCCTTAAACAAGAGGCCTTTCAGCAGCTGGATAAACTGCAGAACCAGGTGAACGATGTGGAGGCAGCTCTCTCCAGAGGAGCTTCGACAGCAG GTCAAAGCAGGACTTATTGCACGCTGTCAGTCAGCAGACTGAGTACTAGAAGTCCCTCGACAG GTCTGCACCGGAACAGGCAGCATTCAGCCCTGCAGCTTGGCAGCCTCACAAACTACACCACACCTCAGGACTTTGCAACAGAGCCAAGACAGCAGAGAGCAGAAACAGCTAGAGGTCATTCAAACACGAGCACAGACGGACCTAAAGCA gaTCTGTGTCGCCTGCGCGTCCCGACAGCCGAGGCTTTGTTCCCAGATCTGTGA